One genomic region from Rothia dentocariosa ATCC 17931 encodes:
- a CDS encoding YwqG family protein, translated as MSTIFERVKHLNYLLSQQDCKPTVRVIPRAAQGTVPVTASKFGGVPYLPAGAQAPTNQNGRPLGMVAQINCADLLQNTVYPQTGMLQFWLDPYDDLGLGVDLKNPVSQVNTRVIYYPNLEETNPCTHTLVMPDQEKQTEVEFMAWPVHMDQGWEIGLSFEEASEGITPQNWWVYQSRFVELWNELYPQQPIGDFAGIDAYAPTDEERTSVTFYRDIDQGSYHKLGGHPEFTQQDPRQEHDGFDNYTINLLTMFSEDAEKFVTVWGDQGTANWLITPEQLNNRDFSKVLFEWSCG; from the coding sequence ATGAGCACTATTTTTGAGCGGGTCAAACACCTTAATTATCTGCTGAGCCAGCAGGATTGCAAACCCACTGTGCGCGTCATTCCTCGCGCAGCTCAGGGAACTGTGCCGGTGACCGCCTCTAAATTTGGGGGAGTGCCGTACCTGCCCGCCGGGGCTCAGGCCCCCACTAACCAGAACGGTAGGCCGCTGGGTATGGTCGCGCAGATTAACTGTGCCGACCTGCTGCAGAACACGGTCTATCCGCAGACTGGGATGCTTCAGTTCTGGCTGGATCCGTATGATGATTTGGGACTGGGCGTCGATCTGAAGAACCCGGTGTCGCAGGTCAATACTCGCGTGATCTATTATCCTAATCTTGAGGAAACAAACCCATGTACCCACACTCTTGTTATGCCAGATCAAGAGAAACAAACCGAGGTGGAATTTATGGCCTGGCCAGTACACATGGATCAGGGATGGGAAATCGGACTCAGCTTTGAAGAAGCCTCAGAAGGAATAACTCCACAGAATTGGTGGGTCTACCAGAGCCGGTTTGTAGAGTTGTGGAATGAACTATACCCCCAGCAGCCTATCGGCGATTTCGCGGGTATTGATGCATACGCGCCCACAGATGAGGAACGCACGAGCGTGACGTTTTACCGCGACATAGATCAGGGAAGTTACCACAAACTTGGCGGACACCCAGAGTTTACCCAGCAAGACCCGCGTCAAGAGCATGATGGGTTCGATAACTACACAATCAACCTGCTCACCATGTTCTCTGAGGATGCTGAAAAATTTGTTACTGTTTGGGGAGATCAGGGCACAGCAAACTGGCTGATAACTCCGGAACAGCTGAATAACCGAGACTTCTCGAAAGTCCTTTTTGAATGGTCCTGTGGCTAG
- a CDS encoding ADP-ribosylglycohydrolase family protein, whose protein sequence is MGDFTRVPHISSPMYAERLRSALIAGTLGDALGYPLELLSAAEIAERPQNIVTENAPLVFSDDTQLTCYTVDALTEVLEWNNQGAAADEAACLWLAYLRWYRGMGFVLPENAPYALPRTIDHGTYMTRKEGPGKATLRALASGEMQTATQNINPEGLGSGALVRSVAFGFLPVEQERTVVSLAVRGAALTHGHPEALVSAAAYALLVRDVLGRVTSDQPSRSSDILAASVKTIIEWCGTVNADSVFPGDGSQTRYVLEQALRLGSGEHPVEPSAETVAQEFGTDWMATTVLGIAVWVALYAESRARVSSGLARHILLDAYTQAISVDSDSDSIGSMMGSLMALCFQLGNLVEPQIKRVRGLDEVQAVAERFLAQLGL, encoded by the coding sequence ATGGGTGATTTTACTCGGGTGCCTCATATTTCTTCTCCAATGTATGCCGAACGCCTTCGGTCTGCCCTGATTGCGGGTACACTAGGCGATGCGCTCGGGTATCCTTTAGAGCTTCTGAGCGCCGCCGAGATCGCGGAACGCCCGCAGAACATCGTAACGGAAAATGCCCCATTGGTCTTTAGCGATGACACCCAGCTGACCTGCTATACCGTTGATGCCCTGACCGAGGTTTTGGAGTGGAACAATCAAGGGGCAGCTGCCGATGAAGCGGCATGTCTGTGGCTCGCCTATCTGCGCTGGTACCGAGGTATGGGTTTCGTTTTACCCGAGAACGCTCCTTATGCTCTGCCTCGTACCATCGATCATGGTACGTATATGACCCGAAAGGAAGGTCCAGGGAAAGCAACTCTGCGTGCTTTAGCAAGCGGAGAGATGCAGACCGCTACGCAGAACATTAATCCTGAGGGGCTAGGTTCTGGTGCTCTTGTACGGTCGGTTGCCTTCGGGTTTTTACCGGTGGAGCAGGAACGTACAGTTGTATCGTTGGCGGTACGTGGCGCGGCGCTCACACATGGGCATCCGGAGGCGCTAGTTTCTGCAGCAGCATATGCTCTGCTGGTTCGTGATGTTCTGGGTCGGGTAACTTCGGACCAACCTTCACGATCTTCAGACATACTCGCCGCATCAGTAAAGACAATTATCGAGTGGTGCGGCACGGTAAATGCGGATAGTGTGTTTCCCGGTGACGGTTCGCAGACCCGCTATGTTCTAGAGCAGGCGCTTCGTCTCGGGAGCGGAGAACATCCTGTAGAGCCCTCTGCGGAGACAGTAGCACAAGAGTTCGGTACCGATTGGATGGCTACGACGGTGTTGGGGATCGCCGTGTGGGTGGCGCTCTACGCGGAATCGCGCGCCCGCGTCTCCTCCGGTCTAGCCCGTCATATTTTGCTCGATGCTTACACGCAGGCCATATCGGTAGATTCCGATTCGGATTCCATCGGGTCTATGATGGGTTCTCTCATGGCGCTTTGTTTTCAGCTTGGCAACTTGGTGGAGCCGCAGATAAAACGTGTTCGGGGTCTTGATGAAGTGCAGGCCGTTGCTGAGCGGTTTCTTGCTCAACTTGGACTATAG